A region of Campylobacter concisus DNA encodes the following proteins:
- a CDS encoding HipA family kinase has translation MKKTYILKNRDVDVLEFNVCFEKEMFRGFEKEIAHLINVKILHQDMVPYEIKKSSQNIKESLENWIKNRKIPKNREFVNEILASSGITREDSFMAYINISFGLSLNDCYWVVSGERNYKWSDYNLYSNSFNETLALVAFTSISTRLKELSISPELTTNGMLKKCWHKNEISGKIELYKGSNTKSKEGEYETYCEYYMAQIAKALNLNAIDYDLVAFKKEIVSSCELFTSEKYGYLSIYYCLDKSDIKSDKLSLMKKIEEIYGKEAFEDIMLFDALILNTDRHLGNFGMLIDNESQMLVKAAPIFDNGLSFLNFVAQEKLKNIDNLMDDKISWFELNFDDQAKMFAMPRHIRRLEKLSNFKFQRHELYNLDEDLLRDAENFISKRSQAILNMALITLNKLSQS, from the coding sequence ATGAAAAAAACATATATTTTAAAAAACAGAGACGTTGATGTTTTGGAATTTAATGTCTGTTTTGAAAAAGAGATGTTTAGGGGTTTTGAAAAGGAGATTGCTCATCTAATCAACGTTAAAATTTTACACCAGGATATGGTGCCATATGAAATAAAAAAGAGCTCGCAAAACATTAAAGAATCGCTAGAGAACTGGATCAAAAATAGAAAAATCCCAAAGAATAGAGAATTTGTTAATGAAATTCTAGCCAGCAGTGGCATAACAAGAGAAGATAGTTTTATGGCCTATATCAATATATCCTTTGGGCTTTCTCTTAATGATTGCTATTGGGTGGTGTCAGGTGAGCGAAATTACAAATGGTCTGATTATAATTTATATAGCAATTCTTTTAATGAGACACTTGCATTAGTTGCTTTTACTAGTATATCAACAAGACTAAAAGAGCTATCTATATCTCCAGAATTAACAACAAATGGCATGCTTAAGAAATGTTGGCATAAAAACGAAATTAGTGGCAAGATTGAACTATATAAAGGCAGCAATACAAAAAGCAAAGAAGGAGAATATGAAACATATTGTGAATATTATATGGCTCAAATCGCAAAAGCACTAAATTTAAATGCAATAGACTATGATCTAGTCGCTTTCAAAAAAGAAATTGTAAGTTCTTGTGAGCTTTTTACCAGTGAAAAGTATGGCTATTTATCAATTTACTACTGCTTAGACAAGAGCGATATAAAGTCAGACAAACTAAGTTTGATGAAAAAAATAGAAGAAATTTATGGCAAAGAAGCATTTGAGGACATAATGCTCTTTGATGCTTTGATACTAAATACAGATAGACATTTAGGTAATTTTGGCATGTTAATAGATAATGAAAGCCAAATGCTAGTTAAGGCAGCACCGATCTTTGATAATGGCCTATCCTTTTTAAATTTTGTGGCTCAAGAAAAATTGAAAAACATAGATAACTTAATGGATGATAAAATAAGCTGGTTTGAGTTAAATTTCGATGATCAGGCTAAGATGTTTGCTATGCCAAGACATATAAGACGACTTGAAAAATTGTCCAATTTTAAGTTCCAGCGGCATGAATTGTATAACCTAGATGAAGACCTCTTGCGAGATGCAGAAAATTTCATATCAAAGAGAAGCCAGGCGATATTAAATATGGCTCTTATTACTTTAAATAAATTAAGCCAATCTTAA